The stretch of DNA TTCTGAAGCAGCGATACAGCGATTTCATGGTCAACGAGATCGGTCTGGATGGCCAGGTGGTGCATTTGACCGACACTGGGGCTCCTGGGGCTCAGGATCGAAGAAGAGAGCGACGGGAGGCCGAGCGggctgaagaagaggccaagaaggaaaaggaggccgaggaggaggaagaggccaaGCCCAAGTTTGTTGTCAGTCCCGAGAACACtgagaagctgctcaatgTGTTTTCGCAGGCAGATATTGATAACATGGTGGCATTGTTCAACACTGGAACCAAGATGGAGACCGAGAAGGGATACGACGATAAAGAGACCCGTACAGCCATCCACCAGACGATCCGagaggtgtttgagggtAAGCTGGAGACGAAGACGTCCGCCGACAACAAGTTCATCATCACGCTGGCGTCTGGTAACCCTCGGTACTCACGAACTGCTCGggagaagctcaacaagatgtACGGCCCCAAAAAGGAGTTTGTGCACTTTTCGCTATacaaggagaacaaggagacCATGGAGGCTGTGAATCTCATTTCCAAGTtcctcaaggccaagcccAGCCAGTTCACTTACGCCGGAACCAAGGATAAGCGAGGAGTCACTGTTCAGAAGATGACAGCTCGAGGAATCAGCGGAGGAGTCGAGCGAGTCAAGGGACTGAACAAGACTCTTCGAGGCATGAAGCTGGGCTCGTTTGCGTACTCCGACGAACATTTGCGTCTCGGAGATCTCGAGGGAAACGAGTTTATCATCACCATTCGAGAAATTGATGGTAAGCAGTCTGAGATAGACGCTGCGCTTACTTCGCTCAAAGAGCACGGATTCATCAACTACTACGGAATGCAGCGATTTGGCACCTTTTCAATCTCCACCCACGAGGTCGGACGCCACGTGCTGGCCTCTCAATGGGACGAGGTGGTCGACATGCTTCTGCGGCCCCAAGAACTcgctctggaggagtccaaggaggcgCGACAGATCTGGAAAGACACCAAGGACGCCGGAAAGGCACTGACAAAGATGCCCTTCCGATGCGCTGCTGAATGCGCTATTCTGAAGGCTCTCAAAAACGACCCCAACTCGCTCAACGCTGTCAACAGAATCCCCCGAAACCTCAGAATCATGTACGGACACGCATACCAGAGCTACGTGTGGAACGCAGTGGTGTCCAAGCGAGTAGCTATGGGTCTCAAGGTGGTCGAGGGCGATCTTGTGATCGACGATAACGCCAACAAGGACGGTAAGATTGAGGACAGCAATGAAGAGTCCGGTCAGGACCTCAAGATCGATCCCTTCACTCGAGCTCGACCCATCACTGCCGAGGAAATAGCCTCCAACAAGTTCTCCATCTACGACATTGTGCTGCCCACTCCTGGACACGATGTCATCTACCCTACCCATCTTGAAgaggagtacaagaacatcatggccaaggacaaCCTCGACCCCCATAAGATGGCCCGAACGATCCGAGACTACTCGCTGGCCGGCGGGTACCGTCACGTGTTTGCCAAGCCTTCGGGAGTCGAGTGGTTCTTTGAAAAGTACTCCAACCCCGTCGAGCAGTTCGTCAACACTGATTTGGATATGCTCGAGAAGGGAGTCGACAGATACACCCATTGCGACGAGCAGGACGGAGACAAGCTCGGTCTGGTGCTCAAGCTGCAGCTGGGCTCGGCTCAGTACGCTACTATGGCGCTTAGAGAGGTCATGAAGGTCGATACTTCGAGACGGTCGGATTCCTTCAATGTTAGAGTGTAAATATATGTTTAATGTATGCTGTATTATAAGTTGGACTTTGGAAAAACGGGTAAAGGGGGTCTTGGGTTCATTTCCCGCTGTTTTCGATGGTCACGAGACCAATATCTCACACTGTGGAGGCCACTATTTCCCTTTTTTCAAGAATTGGCCTGGCTAGCTCAATCGGTAGAGCGTGAGACTCTTATTCTAAGGtcatctcaaggctgtgggttcaagccccacgtcgggctttctttttttccattcGGAGAATACTGCCCATAGATATGTGTatggattttttttttccattaTGCTTTTTACACTGCGTCAGTGAGATGATCTGAACTGTATTTGGTATGGTGCATGTGCAGATAGTCTGCACAGGGTATGCATGACATTAGCACTATATGGCCGTTACAGTAATGGAACTtttaaaaataaaataaaataataaaaaataaatcaGCGAAGTTGGTGTTCATTATACACCTATATCTTCGACTTATCCTCTCCCATATGCTTCAACATGTCTGGATAATAATGCAATGTGGAAGTCTGCTGGGCAGAGTGCCAGCCGGCTCCATCGACAACAATAACGGTACCTGAAACATACGAGGCGGCTTCTGAGAAGAGCCAGACGGTGGCATTGGCAATATCCAGCGTGGTTCCGAACCGTTGCAGCGGCGTCAGACGAGTATATGTCTTCTGCATATCTGGAGGAAGCAGTCGATCCATACCTTCGGTAGCAGCAATGAAGCCAGGAGCTATGCAATTGACTCTGATTCCTAACGGACCCAGTTCAACAGCCAGAGCTTGCATCAGTGCATCGATTCCGGCCTTGGCGGCTCCCACATGTGCCGTGAACGGTGAGCCATGGTAATGTGCAGTGGCTGAGATGAACACCAGACTGCCCGCCGAGGCTCTGAGAGCTTCAAATGTGGCCTTGGCGGTGTTGAACGAGCCCAAAAGATCGATATCAATCACCGTTTTGAACGCATTCGCGCTCATGTGGTTGATATCCGTCACAAAGTTGCCTGCCGCCCCAGCAATGACGTAATCGATCCGTCCTAGTTCGGATATCGTAGTGTCAACAGCCCGTTTGAGCGACTGGATATCTCTGACGTCTATCTCTCCAAGTCCCAGAACACGTGCGCCGGGTCTCAGGGCCTCCAATTCCTTCGCAGCCTTTTCCGTCACCTCCTTTTTGCGCCCAACAATGGCACCATTGGCGCCTAGTCGCACCAGAGCTTCAGTCTGGTCCTTGCAAATGGTGCCTGCTCCTCCGGTGACAAAAACCACCTTGCCAACGAAAATATTGGACTTGTAGGGCGAGCTCTCGATGAAATCTGCTGGTAGCATGGTGTATGGAAGAGTGCAAGTAGAGTTGAAGTTTCATGTGGGGTGGGAGCATGCACGTGAAGTATTTGAGACAAGCCGTTGAGAGGGATACGGGCGATTATTATAGATGATCAAAGCTTGAGGGGCATTGAAAATACCCTGTGAGTTGATTTtcgtgtttttttggactGAAATCAACTCTCCTTCTTCCGAGATGAATAATCAATATGTCCTTATCGTGAACGCTGTCTAGGTTCACGTGGGGTGAAGGAACTATCACGGCGGACTCTTCCGTAGTCCATAAAAGGAGCATTTGAAACATACAGGGTGTGTATACGGCCTCACACTCTACATTCCGTGGAATCCAGCACTTTCATACCACCATCCGGTACCATTTCATAAGTCATTAATTGTCAGTCTATAAGCGAATGTATAAATAAGTACACTGTATAACAGTAAATGTGAGCTACAAGAACTTGTAGTCACGGAGCTTTGCTCAGATTAGCGATTGTGCCAGATTGATGCTGGTTGGTCTCAAACTACTTCTCTTTAGGAGACCCTACTGGAGAGTTTGAGGGGGAACTTGAGGGAGacttcttgtccttgctCCCGGACTTTTTTCTCGGTCTACTAATGGACCTTTTACCGTCGCTCTTTGAACTTGAACTCTTTGTACTCATTGAGCTCTTGGAACTGCTCTTGGAGCCCTTTCTGTCCAGTGTCTTGGACCGCATACTATCTGGGCTCTGAGAAGGTTGTCTGGGGATATTTTCAATCTGCTGAAGCGCCAGATCAATTGTTCCCGCGGAAATTCCTTCTGCCAGcgccttgagctcctggTTCATGCGTTCAAACCCCGGTTCCAGCTTCTCGAAAAAAGTTGTGTATCCCAGGACCCATGGAAGTCCTCCACTGAAGTTTTCTCCATGTTTGAAAGTACACGAATTTTTGCTGGTAGTAACAATCTCAAAGAAATGCTCGCCGGCTAGAATCCACCTGTGTGTCAACAGACCGACCCATCTCAGGTGCTTATCATTGGCTACCAGAATCGTAGGCTTGAAGTTGCGGGGTAGGTTGTCGTCTCCCTGCGACACAAAGACGTCGATTTGCGAGCCGACGAAATCAGCcgtcttggtgatgtttcGGCTTGGTTTGGGGATCTCAACATTCACCACAAACGAGTTCCATTTGGCGTAATTGTCGAAATCAAACAGAATATTGGACACAATTTCCGCACTCGCGTTGATGTCGATtgaggtggagatggtgtgGACCATAATGGCGAAAGACGAGGATAAAATAACGACGTTAGCTATACAAAGGACTGCCCACCAATATATACTCCCATCTTCTAAGCGGCTAAAGCTCCAGGGGTAGCGCCTCGCTCTGATCATGCAAATGTTCACCTGCATTTCGCCGATTGTGTCTTAGAAGGGCAACTGCAGTTATTTTTAGCCGTCAATGTCTAGAGTTCCAGCTGAACGACGTGCCTAAGTTTAACTTTGGACCAGCGACAAGACCTCACACACTAGATCCAAAATGAAGCGGCTGGGTGGCGAAAAGCTGTTGTTCTAGAGACTATGATATTTATAGATGTGTAGATGGCGCACTCATGGTGGTTGCTGTACGTGCAAAtgcactgtacagtaccgaCAAATGTAATCTACATGCACCCAAGTACACTGCATTCGACCAGTTGCATTGCTGCAAGCATAAGcacagtactgtacagtacctgcACTGTGGGGGTGACACATGAAATAACAACACAAAAGGGCACAACAGGCACAGATAGCACAAGATCATCACAAGACAAAGACAGGGCCTGGGTAAGAGTACCAAATACATACCCCATTCCACCCCACTACTCTATACGTCTCACATTGACAAAGAATGAAACATTATGCGTGAGCAGTCGCTTTGAGCACGTTCCATGCAGAAGATTGACACCAAAACAAAGCTCCGACGTTGTCTTTTTCTGTAATATGCTGCGGTCAGTCATGGGGAGTGCAAGATAGTGACTAAATATAGCGAGAATGTTTCTTTGTGACGATCGGACCCCGACAGTAACGCACATACTTGCCCACCTTACGACACTGCCCACCTTACCGAGCCACGAGGAAGAAATCATTCTCCTGTGAgcacatctacaagtacttccCCCCCTATCCATTAtgggtacagtagtctCAGGAGTAAGGTTGAAGCCGACTCCTGAATGTTACCTGGTGGAGAATGTACAACTGTAGAATGTGCTACAGGATGTACTACAGACTTGTAGA from Yarrowia lipolytica chromosome 1D, complete sequence encodes:
- a CDS encoding uncharacterized protein (Compare to YALI0D01628g, similar to uniprot|Q08647 Saccharomyces cerevisiae YOR243c, similar to Saccharomyces cerevisiae PUS7 (YOR243C); ancestral locus Anc_8.671), which gives rise to MSEVAKKQKTEEGSVVTKVESNEVSETAAPVTAEVKDIGVTEPRVGITEYISPGLAGFRGILKQRYSDFMVNEIGLDGQVVHLTDTGAPGAQDRRRERREAERAEEEAKKEKEAEEEEEAKPKFVVSPENTEKLLNVFSQADIDNMVALFNTGTKMETEKGYDDKETRTAIHQTIREVFEGKLETKTSADNKFIITLASGNPRYSRTAREKLNKMYGPKKEFVHFSLYKENKETMEAVNLISKFLKAKPSQFTYAGTKDKRGVTVQKMTARGISGGVERVKGLNKTLRGMKLGSFAYSDEHLRLGDLEGNEFIITIREIDGKQSEIDAALTSLKEHGFINYYGMQRFGTFSISTHEVGRHVLASQWDEVVDMLLRPQELALEESKEARQIWKDTKDAGKALTKMPFRCAAECAILKALKNDPNSLNAVNRIPRNLRIMYGHAYQSYVWNAVVSKRVAMGLKVVEGDLVIDDNANKDGKIEDSNEESGQDLKIDPFTRARPITAEEIASNKFSIYDIVLPTPGHDVIYPTHLEEEYKNIMAKDNLDPHKMARTIRDYSLAGGYRHVFAKPSGVEWFFEKYSNPVEQFVNTDLDMLEKGVDRYTHCDEQDGDKLGLVLKLQLGSAQYATMALREVMKVDTSRRSDSFNVRV
- a CDS encoding uncharacterized protein (Compare to YALI0D01694g, similar to Saccharomyces cerevisiae SPS19 (YNL202W); ancestral locus Anc_2.47, similar to uniprot|P32573 Saccharomyces cerevisiae YNL202w SPS19 peroxisomal 2 4-dienoyl-CoA reductase), yielding MLPADFIESSPYKSNIFVGKVVFVTGGAGTICKDQTEALVRLGANGAIVGRKKEVTEKAAKELEALRPGARVLGLGEIDVRDIQSLKRAVDTTISELGRIDYVIAGAAGNFVTDINHMSANAFKTVIDIDLLGSFNTAKATFEALRASAGSLVFISATAHYHGSPFTAHVGAAKAGIDALMQALAVELGPLGIRVNCIAPGFIAATEGMDRLLPPDMQKTYTRLTPLQRFGTTLDIANATVWLFSEAASYVSGTVIVVDGAGWHSAQQTSTLHYYPDMLKHMGEDKSKI
- a CDS encoding uncharacterized protein (Compare to YALI0D01716g, weakly similar to DEHA0D01287g Debaryomyces hansenii) produces the protein MQVNICMIRARRYPWSFSRLEDGSIYWWAVLCIANVVILSSSFAIMVHTISTSIDINASAEIVSNILFDFDNYAKWNSFVVNVEIPKPSRNITKTADFVGSQIDVFVSQGDDNLPRNFKPTILVANDKHLRWVGLLTHRWILAGEHFFEIVTTSKNSCTFKHGENFSGGLPWVLGYTTFFEKLEPGFERMNQELKALAEGISAGTIDLALQQIENIPRQPSQSPDSMRSKTLDRKGSKSSSKSSMSTKSSSSKSDGKRSISRPRKKSGSKDKKSPSSSPSNSPVGSPKEK